Genomic window (Nitrospinaceae bacterium):
AATAGAAAGCTGGTAGTGGTGATTGTAATGATCGGCGATGGCTTCTCGAAGCTCGGGGATACCCAGGGCGGTGGTGTAGTGTGTCTCGCCCCGGGAGAGAGCTTTTCTCGCCGCCTCAACTATGACCTCAGGGGTATCGAAATCGGGCTCGCCAACCTCAAGGTGAATGATATCCCGACCCTCGGCCTGAAGTTGGCGCGCTCTTTCAAGGATATCCATGACCAAAAAAGGCTTAATCCCGCGTATTCGTTGGGGCAGGGCGATTTTCATGGGGACGATGGTTACCTCCAGATGATAAAAAAAACCTTGAAAATCATTGTTTTACAGGGTTGCTCTTCAATTACGAGAGTGCTAATGTTTATTTGTTCAACAGCTTAGGTCCTAAATCTGATAAATGGATGTGGTGTGTACTCCTAAGTTTATGTTTAATGGTTTGTGAATGATTTTGGAATGAGGGTGGAGCATTGACCAAAATAGATATTATAAATCTCGTTGCAGAAGACACCGGTCTCAGTAAAGTAAAGGCTGAGGAGGCTGTTGAAACCATCATCGCGACAATCAAGGAAACTCTCCAACTAGGTGAATCAGTTATTTTGAGACGCTTTGGCTCGTTCCAGGTTCGTTCAAAAAATGCCCGCATCGGGCGCAACCCCAAGACGGGCGAGGAAGCTCCCATCAGCGCCCGCAAAGTAGTGCGGTTTAAATCCGGCAAGCATTTCAAGGAGGCGATGAACGGCGCGCCGGTGCGTTTCTTCTAAATCCTCGAGCCCCCTCTAGACTTTATATCTCAATATTCAATCCGTGTAGTCAAATCCTTTGTGGATTCATATCCGAAG
Coding sequences:
- a CDS encoding integration host factor subunit alpha, with protein sequence MTKIDIINLVAEDTGLSKVKAEEAVETIIATIKETLQLGESVILRRFGSFQVRSKNARIGRNPKTGEEAPISARKVVRFKSGKHFKEAMNGAPVRFF